From one Erythrobacter sp. HKB08 genomic stretch:
- a CDS encoding Mov34/MPN/PAD-1 family protein translates to MAVEVSSEVLEALLAQAAQAHPRECCGVLLGSGERVERAIPVDNVHPAPEKHFEIDPQVLIDCHRRAREGGPEVVGYYHSHPNGLARPSPTDRESASGDGRIWAIVAGGAVTFWKDDPEGFEPLSLATPDS, encoded by the coding sequence ATGGCCGTCGAAGTCTCAAGCGAAGTGTTGGAAGCCCTGCTCGCGCAGGCGGCACAGGCGCACCCGCGCGAATGCTGCGGAGTGCTTCTGGGCAGTGGCGAGCGGGTCGAACGGGCGATCCCAGTCGACAACGTGCATCCCGCACCCGAAAAGCATTTCGAAATCGACCCGCAGGTGCTGATCGACTGCCACCGCCGCGCCCGCGAGGGCGGGCCCGAGGTGGTCGGCTATTACCACTCGCACCCCAACGGTCTCGCCCGCCCATCGCCGACCGACCGCGAGAGCGCTTCGGGCGACGGTCGCATCTGGGCCATCGTCGCTGGTGGCGCGGTGACTTTCTGGAAAGATGACCCCGAAGGCTTCGAGCCACTTTCCCTCGCGACTCCGGACAGCTAA
- a CDS encoding N-acetylmuramoyl-L-alanine amidase — translation MKDELVHRELPSPNFNDRTLPISMVVLHYTEMKPVETALEKMCDPEASVSAHYCITEEGEVIRLVAEEKRAWHAGLSYWRGHKDVNSASIGIELDHPGHELGYREFSEAQIDALVPLLHRIVQEYDIPRANVVAHSDVAPARKIDPGELFPWERLAEYNLCLPRPQKLEQGDPFDNDASFYLALERFGYDITDGHKAVEAFQRRWRPEKIDGEIDGQIRAILFQLLLDRDRGVAR, via the coding sequence ATGAAAGACGAGCTGGTCCACCGCGAGCTGCCTTCACCCAACTTCAACGACCGCACGCTGCCGATCTCGATGGTGGTCCTGCACTACACCGAGATGAAACCGGTCGAGACCGCGCTCGAGAAGATGTGCGATCCCGAGGCGAGCGTTTCGGCCCATTACTGCATCACCGAAGAGGGCGAGGTCATCCGCCTCGTCGCCGAGGAAAAGCGCGCCTGGCACGCAGGGCTGTCCTATTGGCGCGGACACAAGGACGTGAATTCGGCGAGCATCGGGATCGAGCTCGACCATCCCGGGCATGAGCTCGGCTACCGCGAATTCAGCGAAGCGCAGATCGATGCGCTGGTCCCGCTGCTGCACCGGATCGTGCAGGAATACGACATTCCGCGCGCCAATGTGGTCGCCCATTCCGATGTCGCGCCTGCACGCAAGATCGATCCGGGCGAACTGTTCCCGTGGGAGCGGCTCGCCGAATACAATCTCTGCCTGCCGCGTCCCCAAAAGCTCGAGCAGGGCGACCCGTTCGACAATGACGCGAGCTTCTACCTCGCGCTCGAACGCTTCGGCTACGACATCACCGACGGCCACAAGGCGGTCGAGGCGTTCCAGCGCCGCTGGCGGCCCGAAAAGATCGACGGCGAAATCGACGGGCAGATCCGCGCGATCCTGTTCCAGCTCCTGCTCGACCGCGACCGCGGGGTTGCGCGCTAG
- a CDS encoding M14 family metallopeptidase translates to MLRIVVSLVLAAFLIARPAAAQSFLEGEFDPAIPTLSEEIGHAPGERITAPDNVVRYIEALHEAAPERTRLVEYARSWEGRPLYYLVISSPENMARLETNKANMARLASGEAGVDVAGLVGSTVPVTWLTYGVHGNEISSSDAALALAYHLLASRNDELVGTILANSIVVIDPSQNPDGRARFVQKYREQLGLEPMGDRNTAGHDEPWPGGRFNHYLFDLNRDWFTLSQPETVGKVAAVRDWHPVVLVDAHEMSGDDTYFFPPSADPFNPNITPDQRQKQVLLGRNHARWFDMLGIPYFTREVYDAFYPGYGDTWPTLNGAIASTFEQGSARGLVWERRDGTLLTYREGVRNHFLATLSTAETVAKNADTFLRDYASYRRAARAATPGGRYVIDLAEKRWNAESLARRLAFQGIAVRRVEGPASACGRSYPMGYLSVDRAQPNGRLIRSLLDKDTPLPADFVREQEERRDRDLPHELYDVTAWSVGYMSGLDVQLCSGAGGGSLVTASDPIAPMSEGSGDYAVAVPWTDSGQAKLVVAALDAGLSGRTTSEAFRTAGREFGRGTVIFSRADNTPEQLASLRTLASSIGAQTVDLAESWVDEGPNLGSDRFVRLTEPKVAMIWGDGVSPLSAGALRYVIERRLGIPVAPIRSDRISRADLDRYDVLLVPQGDVAGEIGKSGMEGIEGFVERGGVLVTIGNATAGFSGSDDALLATRRETGLQDASKEERKGGSSSEDGPAEGTEITSEAEYRASVQDLKASPDELPGALLRTVSDTDHFLSSGYDRGPVVLASGSLIFQPLGEADGTNVIRFADAGDLVASGYVWDENRRQLAYKPYLMAQSRGRGMVIGFTQDPATRAYLDGLDLLIANAILLAPSRVR, encoded by the coding sequence ATGCTGCGTATCGTCGTTTCGCTTGTCCTTGCCGCATTCCTGATCGCGCGTCCGGCAGCGGCGCAGTCCTTCCTCGAAGGCGAATTCGATCCCGCGATACCGACGCTCTCCGAAGAGATCGGCCATGCGCCGGGCGAGCGGATTACCGCGCCCGACAACGTCGTGCGCTATATCGAGGCGCTTCACGAGGCAGCGCCCGAGCGCACCCGCCTGGTCGAATATGCCCGGTCCTGGGAGGGCCGCCCGCTCTACTACCTCGTCATCTCCTCGCCCGAGAACATGGCGCGGCTGGAGACGAACAAGGCGAACATGGCGCGGCTCGCGTCGGGTGAAGCGGGCGTCGATGTCGCAGGTCTCGTCGGTTCGACCGTTCCGGTCACCTGGCTGACTTACGGCGTTCACGGCAACGAGATTTCCTCTTCCGACGCCGCGCTGGCGCTCGCCTACCACCTGCTTGCCAGCCGCAACGACGAACTGGTCGGGACGATCCTCGCCAACTCCATCGTCGTCATCGACCCGAGCCAGAACCCCGACGGGCGCGCGCGTTTCGTGCAGAAATACCGCGAGCAGCTCGGCCTCGAGCCGATGGGCGATCGCAACACCGCAGGCCATGACGAGCCGTGGCCGGGCGGGCGCTTCAACCACTACCTGTTCGACCTCAACCGCGACTGGTTCACGCTCAGCCAGCCCGAGACGGTCGGCAAGGTCGCTGCCGTGCGCGACTGGCATCCGGTGGTGCTGGTCGATGCGCACGAAATGAGCGGGGACGACACCTATTTCTTCCCGCCGAGCGCCGATCCCTTCAACCCGAACATCACGCCCGACCAGCGGCAGAAACAGGTGCTGCTCGGCCGCAATCACGCGCGCTGGTTCGACATGCTCGGCATCCCCTACTTCACGCGCGAGGTCTACGACGCCTTCTATCCCGGCTACGGCGACACCTGGCCGACGCTGAACGGCGCGATCGCGAGCACTTTCGAGCAAGGCTCGGCGCGCGGGCTCGTGTGGGAGCGGCGCGACGGTACGCTGCTCACCTATCGCGAGGGTGTTCGCAACCACTTTCTCGCCACGCTTTCCACTGCCGAAACGGTGGCAAAGAACGCCGACACCTTCCTGCGCGACTACGCCTCCTATCGCCGCGCGGCACGCGCCGCGACGCCGGGCGGGCGCTACGTTATCGACCTCGCAGAGAAGCGCTGGAATGCCGAATCCCTCGCCCGCCGCCTCGCCTTCCAAGGCATCGCCGTGCGCCGCGTCGAAGGACCGGCGAGCGCCTGCGGACGCAGCTATCCGATGGGTTATCTGTCGGTCGACCGCGCGCAGCCCAACGGCCGCCTGATCCGCAGCCTGCTCGACAAGGACACGCCCCTGCCCGCCGATTTCGTGCGCGAGCAGGAGGAACGCCGCGACCGCGACCTGCCGCACGAACTTTACGACGTGACCGCATGGTCGGTCGGCTACATGTCGGGTCTCGACGTTCAGCTATGCAGCGGCGCGGGCGGCGGCAGCCTTGTCACGGCGAGCGATCCGATCGCGCCGATGAGCGAAGGCTCGGGCGATTATGCCGTCGCAGTTCCGTGGACCGACAGCGGTCAGGCCAAGCTGGTCGTCGCCGCGCTCGATGCCGGTCTGTCCGGCCGCACGACGAGCGAGGCCTTCCGCACCGCCGGGCGCGAATTCGGCCGCGGCACGGTGATCTTCTCGCGCGCGGACAACACGCCTGAACAGCTGGCGAGCCTGCGCACCCTCGCCTCCTCGATCGGCGCGCAGACGGTCGATCTTGCAGAAAGCTGGGTCGATGAAGGCCCGAACCTCGGCAGCGACCGCTTCGTGCGGCTTACCGAGCCGAAGGTGGCGATGATCTGGGGCGACGGCGTTTCGCCGCTTTCGGCGGGTGCGCTGCGCTACGTGATCGAGCGGCGTCTCGGCATCCCGGTCGCACCAATTCGATCCGATCGCATCTCCCGCGCAGACCTCGACCGCTACGACGTGCTCCTCGTGCCGCAGGGCGATGTCGCAGGCGAAATCGGCAAATCGGGCATGGAAGGGATCGAAGGCTTCGTCGAACGCGGCGGCGTGCTGGTCACCATCGGCAACGCCACGGCGGGCTTCAGCGGCAGCGATGACGCGCTGCTCGCGACCCGCCGCGAAACCGGCCTGCAAGATGCCAGCAAGGAAGAACGCAAGGGCGGCTCGTCGAGCGAGGATGGCCCGGCGGAAGGCACGGAAATCACCAGCGAGGCGGAATACCGCGCCTCCGTGCAGGACCTGAAGGCATCGCCCGACGAATTGCCCGGCGCACTCCTGCGCACCGTGTCCGACACAGACCACTTCCTCTCCTCCGGCTACGACCGCGGCCCGGTCGTGCTGGCGAGCGGATCGCTGATTTTCCAGCCGCTCGGTGAGGCAGACGGGACGAATGTCATCCGTTTCGCCGATGCGGGCGATCTCGTCGCGAGCGGATATGTGTGGGACGAGAACCGCCGCCAGCTGGCCTACAAGCCCTACCTGATGGCGCAGAGCCGCGGACGCGGCATGGTGATCGGCTTCACGCAGGACCCGGCGACGCGCGCCTATCTCGACGGGCTCGACCTGCTGATCGCCAATGCCATCCTGCTCGCACCTTCGCGGGTGCGCTAG
- a CDS encoding carboxymuconolactone decarboxylase family protein, translating to MAHTEFKDWPAIAANLIPAIKELHKGAPGVMKAFREMGAAAHEGGALDAKTKELLAVAISVAVRCDPCITYHVEGARKHGATREEIAETMGLAVYMGAGPSAMYAAQALEAYDQYADKAAG from the coding sequence ATGGCGCATACCGAATTCAAGGACTGGCCGGCCATCGCCGCCAACCTCATCCCGGCGATCAAGGAACTGCACAAGGGCGCACCCGGCGTTATGAAGGCGTTTCGCGAAATGGGCGCGGCCGCGCATGAAGGCGGCGCGCTCGATGCCAAGACGAAGGAGCTGCTCGCAGTGGCGATCTCGGTCGCGGTGCGCTGCGATCCCTGCATCACCTATCACGTCGAAGGCGCGCGCAAGCACGGCGCAACGCGCGAAGAGATCGCGGAGACCATGGGGCTGGCCGTCTACATGGGTGCAGGCCCCAGCGCGATGTACGCCGCCCAGGCGCTCGAAGCCTACGACCAGTATGCCGACAAGGCGGCCGGCTAG
- a CDS encoding pentapeptide repeat-containing protein, with amino-acid sequence MVQELFTAPFWFSVMLGNQAMDTLELTDREREDAIRSCSREGTPLDAAIINGKPLRSAAGLEKAIGRAGAQSVIVIGGDYSGEDMRPLAPLLKGGCITSAQMPETDWRTSDLSGTRFHRVDLSGAKLGQALLEDANFVGVRVSHADFSEAMARGAIFDATYGQSDFEDVRFDRAMLAGARFNCGITVDAWCRSSESASFVEADLSGADISSFGVWTQERYRDARLDGTIIAPRSVSALNLADFAGPVVLKAEQAGGGTDAVTARISARELRWLVIETLAQVETEPSFKCRDATTTVEKIICEEYMMDLRSSDRDMAKLFAEARAAGKADLAGQRRWLAKRNRCTDAECLRASYDKRIDQLFAALGERLILAPDQSVTYHDDVLPLPASMRGEELYKRILPVLKDAAWGHATLTGREDGTIAAEGFALGGNAHMCGMGIPEAALDPETGWYSATNSDGKRVPLFRIWGDRFIPRYSGNLGNTPQEVMDFISCGARAGFGEMRNLEG; translated from the coding sequence ATGGTCCAGGAACTCTTCACCGCGCCATTCTGGTTCAGCGTCATGCTGGGCAACCAGGCCATGGACACGCTCGAATTGACGGACCGCGAACGCGAGGATGCGATCCGGTCCTGCAGCCGCGAGGGCACGCCGCTCGATGCCGCCATCATCAACGGCAAGCCGCTGCGAAGTGCGGCAGGCCTGGAGAAAGCGATCGGGCGGGCAGGTGCCCAAAGCGTCATCGTCATCGGCGGAGACTATTCTGGCGAAGACATGCGCCCGCTCGCGCCGCTCCTGAAAGGTGGCTGCATCACTTCCGCGCAGATGCCCGAAACCGACTGGCGAACCAGCGACCTGTCGGGAACGCGTTTCCACCGTGTCGATCTTTCCGGCGCCAAGCTGGGACAGGCCTTGCTGGAGGACGCGAACTTCGTGGGAGTGCGCGTTTCGCATGCCGATTTCAGCGAGGCCATGGCGCGTGGAGCGATTTTCGACGCGACCTACGGACAGAGTGACTTCGAAGATGTGCGGTTCGACCGCGCCATGCTGGCCGGTGCCCGCTTCAACTGCGGAATTACCGTGGATGCCTGGTGCCGCTCGAGCGAATCCGCGAGCTTCGTCGAAGCCGATCTCAGCGGTGCTGATATCAGCAGTTTCGGTGTGTGGACGCAGGAGAGATACCGCGACGCACGGCTCGACGGCACGATCATCGCGCCGCGCAGCGTCAGCGCGTTGAACCTTGCGGACTTTGCCGGCCCGGTGGTCCTGAAAGCCGAGCAAGCCGGCGGTGGAACCGATGCTGTTACGGCCCGCATCTCCGCTCGCGAACTGCGCTGGCTGGTCATCGAGACGCTCGCACAAGTTGAAACCGAGCCGTCGTTCAAATGCCGCGATGCGACCACCACGGTCGAGAAAATCATCTGCGAGGAATACATGATGGACCTGCGCAGCAGCGACCGCGACATGGCGAAGCTGTTCGCCGAAGCGCGTGCCGCAGGCAAAGCCGACCTTGCAGGCCAGCGCCGCTGGCTCGCCAAGCGCAACCGCTGCACCGATGCCGAGTGCTTGCGAGCATCCTACGACAAGCGCATCGACCAGCTTTTCGCTGCACTGGGCGAGCGCCTGATCCTCGCACCCGACCAGAGCGTGACCTATCACGACGACGTGCTTCCGCTGCCTGCATCCATGCGGGGCGAGGAACTCTACAAGCGTATCCTCCCGGTGCTGAAAGATGCCGCCTGGGGCCATGCGACGCTGACCGGGCGGGAGGACGGGACGATCGCGGCGGAAGGCTTCGCACTCGGGGGCAATGCACACATGTGCGGCATGGGGATCCCCGAGGCCGCACTCGATCCGGAAACCGGCTGGTATTCCGCGACCAATTCCGATGGCAAACGCGTGCCGCTGTTCCGCATCTGGGGCGACAGGTTCATTCCGCGCTATTCGGGCAACCTCGGAAACACGCCGCAGGAGGTGATGGATTTCATCAGCTGCGGCGCGCGTGCGGGCTTCGGCGAGATGCGCAATCTGGAGGGCTAG
- a CDS encoding histidine phosphotransferase family protein has protein sequence MNDSASIDLAALLCSRLCHDMLSPIGALNNGLELLADEQDPEMRAKCLELLEQSAKTSADKLKFFRLAYGAAGGYGEMVDVEEPRAAIDALIGSNKRIEAHWAMDGGKLPKDAVKVLLNFAHIAIESLIRGGRLDIGAEILDGNCEIVVRASGERLAFDKDIGAALQGDLPVGQLSGRTAPAHMLNLLAEKAGGGLQYKFADNTLVLGAVLPQPEGLIG, from the coding sequence ATGAACGATTCCGCATCCATCGACCTCGCCGCGCTGCTCTGTTCGCGCCTGTGCCACGACATGCTTTCGCCGATCGGCGCGCTCAACAACGGGCTCGAACTGCTGGCCGACGAGCAGGACCCGGAAATGCGCGCGAAGTGCCTCGAACTGCTCGAGCAGAGCGCGAAGACCAGCGCCGACAAGCTCAAGTTCTTCCGCCTCGCTTACGGTGCGGCAGGGGGTTACGGCGAGATGGTCGATGTCGAGGAACCGCGCGCGGCCATCGATGCGCTGATCGGCAGCAACAAGCGGATCGAGGCGCACTGGGCGATGGACGGGGGCAAGCTGCCCAAGGACGCGGTGAAGGTCCTGCTCAATTTCGCCCATATCGCGATCGAAAGCCTCATTCGCGGCGGGCGGCTCGATATCGGGGCGGAAATTCTCGACGGGAATTGCGAGATCGTGGTCCGGGCGAGCGGCGAGAGGCTCGCCTTCGACAAGGATATCGGCGCGGCGCTGCAGGGCGACCTGCCGGTTGGCCAGCTGTCGGGCCGCACCGCTCCGGCGCACATGCTCAACCTGCTGGCGGAGAAGGCCGGCGGCGGCCTGCAATACAAGTTCGCGGACAACACGCTCGTACTCGGCGCCGTGCTTCCGCAGCCCGAAGGCCTGATCGGCTGA
- a CDS encoding RluA family pseudouridine synthase, with the protein MAEAEIITGTIALAGRLDKSLAEASGLSRERVKALMAEGAVTVGTTLATNPSAKMQPGAHFSIQLPPPEEPEAKPQDIPLDVVFEDEHLIVVNKPAGMVVHPAAGNPDGTLVNALLHHCKGQLSGIGGVARPGIVHRIDKDTSGLLVAAKTTAAHEGLAKQFADHTIHRRYLALCGGHPRPSEGTISGRIGRSDQNRKKMAVLPESSSRGKHAVTHYCTLEKLNNCSLIECRLETGRTHQVRVHCASIGHALLGDPIYGRTPKSLRPILQRLDFARQALHAASLGFVHPVTGEMHQFHADLPSDMRELIDETAR; encoded by the coding sequence ATGGCAGAAGCCGAAATCATCACCGGAACCATCGCGCTTGCCGGACGGCTCGACAAATCGCTGGCCGAAGCGAGCGGATTGTCGCGCGAACGGGTCAAGGCGCTGATGGCCGAAGGCGCGGTGACGGTGGGCACGACGCTTGCCACCAATCCTTCGGCCAAGATGCAGCCGGGCGCGCATTTCTCCATCCAGCTACCCCCTCCCGAAGAGCCGGAAGCGAAGCCGCAGGACATCCCGCTCGATGTCGTGTTCGAGGACGAGCACCTGATCGTCGTGAACAAGCCCGCGGGCATGGTCGTGCACCCTGCCGCCGGCAATCCCGACGGGACGCTGGTCAATGCGCTGCTCCATCACTGCAAGGGCCAGCTTTCCGGCATCGGCGGGGTCGCGCGGCCGGGAATCGTCCACCGGATCGACAAGGACACTTCTGGTTTGCTGGTCGCTGCAAAAACTACTGCCGCGCACGAAGGGCTCGCAAAGCAGTTCGCCGACCACACGATCCACCGGCGCTACCTCGCGCTCTGCGGCGGGCATCCCAGGCCGTCCGAAGGCACGATTTCGGGGCGAATCGGACGCTCCGACCAGAACCGCAAGAAGATGGCCGTGCTGCCCGAATCGTCGAGCCGCGGAAAACATGCGGTGACGCATTATTGTACGCTCGAAAAACTCAATAATTGCAGTCTGATAGAGTGCCGCCTCGAGACCGGGCGGACCCACCAGGTACGCGTTCACTGTGCGTCAATCGGCCATGCGCTATTAGGGGATCCAATCTATGGCCGCACTCCGAAATCGCTCCGCCCGATCCTCCAGAGGCTCGATTTCGCCCGCCAGGCACTCCACGCGGCCAGTCTCGGTTTCGTTCATCCGGTGACCGGCGAAATGCACCAATTTCACGCCGATCTGCCCTCCGATATGCGGGAACTCATCGACGAAACCGCTCGTTGA